The Lactuca sativa cultivar Salinas chromosome 2, Lsat_Salinas_v11, whole genome shotgun sequence genome includes a window with the following:
- the LOC128132381 gene encoding uncharacterized protein LOC128132381: MCNFNIAELKNNRLMQMNALEELRNDAYTISLIYKERTKIWHDKRIKGNKEFHEGKKVLLFNSRLKLFPGKLKLRWDGPFLVKKVFPHGAIELLSKDGTPFKVNGHRVKRYEEGVPRNEDIEEELLLEGMAEM; this comes from the coding sequence ATGTGCAACTTCAACATAGCGGAGCTCAAGAACAACCGGTTGatgcaaatgaatgctcttgagGAACTTAGAAATGATGCTTACACTATTTCTTTAATCTATAAAGAGAGAACCAAAATTTGGCATGACAAGAGGATCAAGGGTAATAAAGAGTTTCATGAAGGGAAAAAGGTGTTACTTTTTAATTCAAGACTAAAACTTTTTCCAGGCAAACTCAAGTTAAGATGGGATGGTCCTTTTCTAGTAAAGAAGGTGTTTCCACATGGTGCTATAGAGTTATTATCAAAAGATGGTACCCCTTTCAAGGTCAATGGACATAGAGTAAAAAGATACGAAGAAGGAGTCCCAAGGAATGAAGACATAGAAGAAGAGCTGTTGCTAGAGGGAATGGCAGAAATGTAG